One segment of Alistipes finegoldii DSM 17242 DNA contains the following:
- a CDS encoding homoserine kinase: MKHIKVFAPGTVANLGCGFDIMGLALDGVGDRIEVAAEAGASGLAIRNESGKRLPENPEDNVITPAVAAMLEAYGKPVRVEVTILEKIAPGSGIGSSAASSAAAVYGLNELLGRPFAAERLVEFAMMGEALIGGTPHADNVGPALLGGVVLIRGYGPLDIIRLPVPDDFFYAVAHPDIVVGTKEAREVLPREIPMAHAVTQWGNVGGLVAGLALGDVALIGRSMHDVVAEPYRKGFIPGYDRLKEGVLSEGALAMNIAGSGPSVFALAAEGSVSERVAERMKSHFAGLGIGCNIYAGRVSNCGARIED; the protein is encoded by the coding sequence ATGAAACATATCAAGGTTTTCGCCCCCGGAACGGTGGCGAATCTGGGCTGCGGTTTCGACATCATGGGCCTGGCGCTCGACGGCGTGGGCGACCGGATCGAGGTCGCCGCCGAAGCGGGTGCGAGCGGGCTTGCGATCCGCAACGAGAGCGGGAAGAGACTCCCCGAAAATCCCGAAGACAACGTCATAACCCCGGCCGTCGCAGCCATGCTCGAAGCGTACGGGAAGCCCGTGCGGGTCGAGGTTACGATTCTCGAAAAGATAGCTCCCGGAAGCGGCATCGGATCGAGCGCCGCCTCGTCGGCCGCCGCCGTCTACGGGCTGAACGAACTGCTGGGCCGCCCCTTTGCGGCGGAACGGCTGGTGGAGTTCGCCATGATGGGCGAAGCGCTGATCGGCGGCACGCCCCATGCCGACAACGTCGGGCCGGCCTTGCTGGGCGGCGTGGTGCTGATCCGCGGATACGGGCCGCTGGACATCATCCGCCTGCCGGTGCCCGACGACTTTTTCTACGCCGTGGCGCATCCCGACATTGTGGTCGGCACCAAAGAGGCGCGTGAGGTGCTGCCCCGCGAGATTCCGATGGCGCATGCCGTCACGCAGTGGGGCAACGTCGGCGGACTTGTCGCCGGACTGGCGCTGGGCGACGTGGCGCTGATCGGCCGCTCGATGCACGACGTCGTCGCGGAGCCTTACCGCAAGGGGTTCATTCCCGGTTACGACCGTTTGAAGGAGGGGGTGCTCTCCGAAGGTGCTCTGGCCATGAACATCGCCGGATCGGGACCTTCGGTCTTTGCGCTGGCCGCCGAAGGGTCGGTGTCGGAACGGGTCGCCGAGCGGATGAAGAGCCACTTCGCCGGGCTGGGAATCGGCTGCAACATCTATGCGGGCC